In Candidatus Electrothrix scaldis, the genomic window GGTTTTGGGTTGCCAGGACCAGGAAGAGCTCCGGCAGGGAGAAGGTGGTTTCGCCTATGGTGACCTGCTGTTCCTGCATGGCCTCCAGCAGTGCCGATTGCACCTTGGACGGAGCACGGTTGATCTCATCTGCCAGGATGATAGAGGAAAAAATCGGTCCCTGTTTCACCTCAAAGGAGGTATTTTGCGGGTTGTAGATTTCCGTGCCCATGATGTCTGCGGGCAGCATGTCCGGGGTGAACTGGATGCGACGGAAATCCGTGGACACAGCCGTGGCCAGGGTTTTCACCGCCAGGGTCTTGGCCAGACCGGGCAGGCCTTCCAGGAGGATATGGCCTCCGGCGAGCAGGCCGATGAGCAGGCGTTCCACCAAACGCTCCTGACCTATGATGTTCTTCCCGACTTCCCGTTTCAGCAGGCCGACCCAGGCAGAGCTGTTCTGCACAGCCTTGTTGATCTCCTGGACAGATTGCTCCGGGGTAACACTGGGTGTGGGCTCTGCCGGAGCTTGGGGAACGGGTGCGGTCTCTATCGATGAGTTCATATTGCTATCTCCTTTCTGGATCAGGCGTACCAAGCGCTGGGGCGATAAGTTCGCTGCGTGCAGCGTAGGTGAGCAGGGATTTTATTTTTACTACCACCTAAAGGTGGGATCTATATCAAAAGTAATATAAGGTAATGAATGCTTGCAAAAAGTCAAGTTTGTATGGCCTCCTCTATTTGAAAACTTGAATAGGCTTGCCAGCTCAACATGTCCTGTATAATATCGCGTAGGATGTTTGGGACAAAGTGAAAAATCGAAAAAAGTTGATGGATCGGGTTTTGGTAACGAGCTTGCGGAATCTTGCCCTTTTTTGTACAGTTCTGCTGGTCTTTTTTTAATATCCAGGAGGTCAGAGGAATAAACCAATGAAAGTCGCAAATCCCCTGTACGATGTCGTGTTCAAATACCTGATGCAGGATATGCGCGTTGCCAAACTGGTCATATCTAACATTATTGAACAGGAGATAGAATCCCTTGATTTTGCCTTTACCGAGTTGAACAGAAAACTCCCTGACGGCGGTTTGACCGTGCTGCGGATTGATTTCGCAGCCAAGATACGGGAGTCGGACGGCAACAGCAAGCTTGTTCTTATTGAATTGCAGAAGGCCAAATTCCCCACGGATATAACCCGTTTTCGGAAATATCTCGGTAAACAGTATCAGGAGGAGTCCAATATCCACCTGGATGAGAAAACCGGAAAAAAGAAGGCTTTGCCCATTATAAGTATTTATATCCTCGGGCATAATCTTGAGCACAATGACAGTCCGGTTATTCATGTGAAAAGAGAGTATTACGATCATGCCACCAAGGAAAAACTGAATCGGAAAGAAGAATTTATAGAAAGCCTCACCCATGACAGTTATATCATCCAGGTGGGGAGATTGCGGAAGAAACATCGCAACAAATTGGAAACATTGCTGAGTATCTTTGATCAGAGCAATACCAGTAAAGAGAGTAAACATTTTCTTGATGTGCTGGAATCCTCATTCCCGGATGAATTCAAGGTTGTCATCAGACGTCTGCACAAGGCTTCTGCTAGCAAAGAGCTTTGTGAAGATATGAATATGGAAGATGAGATTTTAGAAGAACTGGCGACCCAGGAGCGGCTCATAGCTTACGAAAGGGCGGAAAAAGAGAAAGCAGAAGCGGGAAAAGAAAAAGCAGAAATGGAAAAGGAAAAAATGGAAGCAGAGAAAGCCAGGCTTGAAAAACTCTTGAAACAAGCCGGTATTGAATTTTGAGGTGACCAATGTAGACCGGAGGAACATGCAGGTTCAAAGTCCTTGATCTGGATATTTTGCCCTGCTCGCTTGCCGTCCTAAGAAGGCTATATCTAACCGGCTCAGGGGAACACCCTGGGTGACCCTTTCAAAATAAACAACTCGTACATATGTCTATGCAATGGGTTACACGACTGCACCGAATCGAACACGCCGGTATACCGGTATATATTGACCAGGAAAAACCGGAGTGGTTTGTTCCTTCCACCCGTACCGATGATTTGCTCAGGTCCTGTCAAAAACACGGCAATTGGTTCACAGTACTGTCCGAGTTTTGTGAGCGCCATCAGGAAACACCGGATCAGGTCTGTCGTGACCTGGGACGCTTGGAGCAATTACTGGATCGGGAGCGTCCTGAGCCGTATCAGGGACGTAGCCACCATCTGCGCCTTGGTGCCTTAAAAGAGATCTGGTTTCATCTGACAGATGCCTGCAATCTCTCCTGTGTCCATTGCCTTTTTTCTGCCTCTCCCAGCCGGAAAGAAAGCATTGATCAGAAGCGTCTTCGTGATGCCATTGATCAGGCCACTGCGCTGGGCAGCCATCTCTTTTATTTCACCGGTGGAGAGCCCTTTGTCTACCCTGGTTTCTGCAAGATCATACAATATGTCCTGGAGCAGAACCCGGCCCATCATGTGGCTATCCTCACCAATGGTCTGCTGCTTGAAAAACATCTTACCGAGCTGATGGCACTGGATCATGAGCGGATTCATCTTCAGGTCAGCCTGGATGGTTTGGAAGAGGAACATGATTTTCTCCGAGGTCCCCAGACCTATAGCAGGCTCTGCGCAAATCTTGGGAGCATAGCCAAAGAGGGCCTGGCTTTTACCATTTCGGTGGCTGTGAATAATGATAATGTGGATAAGCTGGAGCAGATAGCGATACAGGCCCATGCCCTGGGAGCAGCCAGCCTGCACTTGATGTATCATTTTGTCCGGGGCAAGGGGACAAGCGGGCAGTTTGTCCCGGTGGTGCGTCTGTTCTCCCAGATTGTTAAGGCGGCCAGGGGCTGTGATAAGCTCGGGATGAAGATTGATAACCTGGAAGCTATGAAGTCCCAGGTCTTTGCTGTGCCCGGTTCCCGGTTCGATTTGACCAATATGGGCTGGGAATCCCTGGCTGTGGCCCCGGACGGCACCTTATATCCTTCTCCGGCCCTGATCCGGGTGGAGGAACTGGCTTGCGGGCACCTGGATCATGGGTTGAAAACGGTTTGGCAAAATAATCTCACCCTGCGAAAGATCCGGGCAAGCAGCCAGAGAGATATTGAGCAACGCAAGCGGCGTCCCTTATCGCTGATTACCGGCGGAGGAGATCCTGATCATTCCTGGGTCAGCGGCCAGAGTCTGGTTGGACATGATCCCTATATCGACCTGTATGAGCAACTGGCCTTATTACTTATTACAGATCAGGCAGCGCGTTATCCTGACCAGGGCCTGTTTCGGCTACGGATGGGCGATGTGCGCCATGATTGCCCGGACACTGAAAATGGCTCTGACGGCTCAGTCAGTCTGGCCCACTGCAATTGCCTGATCTCTTTAGCGGATAATGACGGTCATTCCTCGGTGCGGGAGTTCTACAGTGCTGCGGCCCAGCAGGCCAATCGAGAGATTGTTAATCCCTTTCATCCGGCCACAGGCCTGGATAATTATATCCCTGAGGAGGCAAAAGAGAAATCCTATGGCTGTGGAAGTCCGGTTAAGGATGCAGCTCCGCAAAAGGGGGAGACTCTGGTTGACCTGGGATCAGGCAGTGGGGTGGAGTGTTTTCTCGCCGCAGCGGAGGTTGGGGCCAACGGAAAGGTCTATGGTATTGATATGACCGATGCCATGCTGGAGCTTGCCCGCAAATCACAGCAGCATGTGATGACAGACTTGGGCTATGATAAT contains:
- a CDS encoding MoxR family ATPase — its product is MNSSIETAPVPQAPAEPTPSVTPEQSVQEINKAVQNSSAWVGLLKREVGKNIIGQERLVERLLIGLLAGGHILLEGLPGLAKTLAVKTLATAVSTDFRRIQFTPDMLPADIMGTEIYNPQNTSFEVKQGPIFSSIILADEINRAPSKVQSALLEAMQEQQVTIGETTFSLPELFLVLATQNPIEQEGTYPLPEAQVDRFMLKVVVDYPTRAQERQILDMVEHTDSKLSVQPLISPEDILTARKVVDTIYLDDRIKEYIVDLVFATREPEGISMDLKDYIETGASPRATINLKAAARALAYLNGRGYVIPDDIKNCAPDVMRHRLRISYEAEAEGITSEEIIQRLLDTVPVP
- a CDS encoding DUF5714 domain-containing protein, with product MQWVTRLHRIEHAGIPVYIDQEKPEWFVPSTRTDDLLRSCQKHGNWFTVLSEFCERHQETPDQVCRDLGRLEQLLDRERPEPYQGRSHHLRLGALKEIWFHLTDACNLSCVHCLFSASPSRKESIDQKRLRDAIDQATALGSHLFYFTGGEPFVYPGFCKIIQYVLEQNPAHHVAILTNGLLLEKHLTELMALDHERIHLQVSLDGLEEEHDFLRGPQTYSRLCANLGSIAKEGLAFTISVAVNNDNVDKLEQIAIQAHALGAASLHLMYHFVRGKGTSGQFVPVVRLFSQIVKAARGCDKLGMKIDNLEAMKSQVFAVPGSRFDLTNMGWESLAVAPDGTLYPSPALIRVEELACGHLDHGLKTVWQNNLTLRKIRASSQRDIEQRKRRPLSLITGGGDPDHSWVSGQSLVGHDPYIDLYEQLALLLITDQAARYPDQGLFRLRMGDVRHDCPDTENGSDGSVSLAHCNCLISLADNDGHSSVREFYSAAAQQANREIVNPFHPATGLDNYIPEEAKEKSYGCGSPVKDAAPQKGETLVDLGSGSGVECFLAAAEVGANGKVYGIDMTDAMLELARKSQQHVMTDLGYDNIEFRKGYLEEIPLEEAIADVVISNCVINLSPDKRRTYLEIMRVLKPGGRLVVSDVVSDEQVSAAIKNSSKYRGECLGGAMQQDDLVAMLEDCGFASVYLHKRYPYREVDGNRFYSLTYEARKAALVAEEEDMVQCFFRGPEPALETASGRRLERGRMTELLRREAEQLGEQVFILDAEGAVTNIAQEPCCCGLPPGEAGQKESVSPEPLIRYLSGCIICGEELVYQSDSGSDAACYFCGAVTTTPCSCTAGHYVCDRCHQQGGLEIIHSVCLNSTEKDMIALMVRIRNHPSVPMHGPEHHAMVSGVILAAYRNNGGKISQDIISTGIDRGSNVPGGACGFWGCCGAAVGAGIAASLILEATPLKAGERQEALSFTARILAEIAGMKGGRCCQRDSWLALTHASRLSEEFFGLTLPAEGILRCGQYEKNRECMFADCPLWEDREWKERGWMGGRVKGDTLPVIS